A stretch of DNA from Lysinibacillus sp. B2A1:
CCGTTATTTCCAAATGCTGCATAGGAAGCCGCCATTTGGATAGGAGACATGGCAATATCTCCACCACCAATCGCATCGGATTCATAGACGTTTTTCGACTCAATACCTAAACGGCCAATGAATTCCTGTGCCTTATCAGGACCAACCTCTTTTAAAGCTTTAACAGCTGGAACGTTTCGGGAAGCATATAATGCCTTACGTGCTGTCATAGCCCCCATATATTTACCATCCCAGTTTGTAATGGTTTGCTGAGTTCCTGTGTATTTCATAGGTTCATCCACAAGTGTTTGACCTGTTGACCATTTTAAATATTCAATGGCTGGACCATAATCCAATAATGGCTTCATAGTAGAGCCTGGCTGATTTTGTTTTAGATCGTCTGCATAGTTCCAACCACGATTGCCATACTTGCGTCCACCACCAACTGCTTGAATTTGACCAGTTTTTGTATCAACAACAGCTACACCAGATTGAATTTTTTCTGTTGGGAAATTACTATCATCATTCATGATGTTTTCAACAATTGATTGAGCGTTTGGATCAAGTGTTGTGTACACCTTAATACCTTCTGCCATTGCAGTACCATCACCATTTTTCTCTAGTTCATTTATGACGATATCAAGGAATGCATCATATTTAGAGCCAGCAAATTTTTGACGTGTTGTATCATCGGCTAAACCTGCTTGAACGTCTACTTTTTTTGCTTCTTCCATTTCAGCTTTTGTAATTTTACCATGTTGATACATTAATCCTAAAACTGTATTACGACGCTTTTCTGCAAGTTCAGGATTTTTTAATGGATCGTAAGCATTTGGACGCTGTACTAAACCTGCAAGTAATGCTTCTTCATCTAATGTTAAATCTTTTAAATCCTTACCATAGAAATATTGAGCGGCTGTTCCGAAACCGTATACACGACCTGACATAAGCATTTTATTAAAGTACATTTCAAAGATTTCTTCTTTTGAATATTTACGCTCTAATTGGAAGGCAAGCCAAGCCTCTTGTGCTTTACGTTTTAATTTTTTCTCATTTTGTAAAAAAGAGTTCTTCACAACTTGCTGTGTTAAAGTTGAAGCCCCCTGTGATCCAAAGCCGTCGCGGAAGTTGGCAATAATTGCCCCGCCAAGACGATAAAAATCCATACCATGGTGATCGAAAAAGCGTACATCTTCCGTAGCAAGGATAGCATTAATCATATCCTCAGGTATATCATCATATTTTATATATTTACGATTTTCTGCACCGATTGTTGCAAATAGATCACCATTTTTATCAAAGAACTCTGAAGAAACAGGATCCTTCAGTAATTCTTCCTTTAGCTCAGGTGCGCTACTAGCATAAAAAGCGAACATTCCAGCTCCTCCAATAAAACATGCAGCACCTATTGCCAACAGCGTTAAGAAAATGCGCTTAAACCATAGCTTTCCAGATGATTTGGGCACTTTCTTTTTATTTTTTTGAGCGAGAGCTTTTTGGCGCTCACCGCGTGTTTGACGACGTTCAGTCATTCTACAATCTCCTCACTTTCAGAACCATGGCTTTTTGCTTCAATGAGCTGCTGGATAATCGGTAAAAAGTCGATACGTGGATAATAGCTTGTAGGAATTTCGAAAGCTTCTCTTTCAATCGTTGAAAAAGGTATCGATTTACGCTCACCATTCTCCATTGCTTGCCAGGCCTTTTGTAAAACTTCATATGGCACAATAAAATATCGTTCAAAAGCTGAAAAACGAACGATAATAAAAGCCACACCATTTTGTTCCGTCACTTGCTGCATATGAGTCATTTGATGTAAGTGTATATTTTTTAAAGGAAAACTTGTTTTGGAAGCTGTCTCTTTTGCATCAAAATCAATATAAAGCCCTTTCCAAACACCATTATAATCTGTTGTTGAAGGTGTTCGGAAGTATGCTTCGCGAATTACTGCAGCACTTCGTGATGGATACTCTACTTTGACGATTTGTACGGGAACAGGTTTCTTATGAATGATAGCAAGTCGTCTTTTTAAATAATAGTCGTTTGCTTCATTGATTTCATCTTCTAGTGTTTTCCCTCGATTACTAAAAGAAATTTCTTTGTTATCATCCTTCTTTGACCCATTTTGAATTGCTTGATTTGGGGTATACAATTTCCCATTTGGATAACGAATTGTCATTTAGTTCACCCTCTATAATACTGCTACTATATACACTAGTTTACCATGATTCAGTAGCAGTTCTCCACCTCTGGCTCGTTCAAACCATAGCAGAAATCATACGACAAGAATCAATCAATATAGTACACTTTCCGCCTTCTAAAGTCGAAAAGTTGTCAAAAAAAGGGCTGTGCTTTCTACTCAAAATGCCAAAAAAACAGATAAAGTTTTCAAGCAATTCAGTAGTAAATTTGTCCTTTCTATTCGCCCCAATCTAGCTAGAAGATTATTCGGACAGCATAGCCATAAAGATGTTTTAATAAAAAAATATCGAAATTCTTCTTCTTTCAGCTAACTTACGCTTTTTTTGTCACGCATGAAGGTAATTTTATACATGCGGGGAAATACATAAGTAAAGCAAAGGAGGCGTTGTATTGAATAAGTTAGAACAATTAGTTGCGCAGTTGGATCTGGTCAATCAATTACTTATAACAAGAGTGTCTTTGGAAAGCAATGCGCATAGCATGCATTTTTTTATGCAACTTGAAGCTGTTAGCCAGAAAGTAAGCTTAGCAGAAAAGAACTGGCAAGTAAAGAATGCTTGTTCGCCTATAAGTAGTGAAAAATGATGGACTTTGGTACACTTATCTCATATGCAAAGTAACTCCCTCAATATGAGTATTTTAAATACAATATTTACCATTTTCTGTACTTGTAAAGCAAGAGGTGAGAGAGACATGCTATTATTATAAACAACTTGCTTGTCATGTATCATAGTTGAGATTTTCGATGTCAGTACTACCATACATGCTGAAGAAAAGTTTTTAAGTTCAAACAAGCAAGATTTATAATTGTTGTAATGAATGAGATGAGGTGCGAAATTGTTATTAATACAGCAAACTTCCATATTAATAGATGAATGTGAAAAAAGTGTTGCACGCTTTTGGCAAATGCGTGAAGAGGATCGTACACCTGATTTTTTTAAGGAGGTTAAGCCACATGCTGATGCTATTCATCAACATTTAATAGAGTGGCAACAGGAGGCCAATTTGTGGATTCAAAACAATAATCCAAAGTATATGCATATCCAACAAATTGCTTCTGTGGTGGAATCCATGGAGCAATTTGTTGTGCAATCTTTTTTTAAAGAAACAAGTAAAAAACGTTTTTTAGATGCTATTCATTCTACCTCCTTTACATTGAAAAATTTTGAGCGAATCGTGAAGGAGGGAACAAAAGGTGTTATCCAAAAAGAGAACCATCAATGAATTATTAAACGAGTGGAGATATGATGAGGAATTAAAAGAAAGAATTTTACACTGGCAGACACTTGAAGGACGTGAAGCAAAATATGCTCCGTTCCCGGGAAATCTACATCCTTCTCTGGTAAAGGCACTTCAGTCAAGAGGAATCGAGCAGCTTTATACACATCAGCGAGAAGCCTTCGATTTGGCACAGAGTGGTACGTCCTTTACTGCTGTTACACCAACAGCATCAGGTAAATCATATTGCTATCATCTACCAGTTCTCCAAACAATATTAGAGGATAAAAATGCAAGAGCTATTTATTTATTTCCGACAAAGGCTTTAGCACAGGATCAGAAAAATGATTTAAATGAGTTAATTGAACAAAGTGGAGAAGAGATATTAAGCTACACATATGATGGAGATACCTCACCCGGAATTCGCCAAAAGGTTCGCAAGGCAGGGCATATTGTAATGACAAATCCTGATATGCTGCATTCAGGAATATTACCACACCATACAAAATGGGTATCCCTTTTTGAAAATTTACAGTATATAGTTATTGATGAATTACATACATATAAAGGTGTATTTGGTTCACATGTAGCCCA
This window harbors:
- a CDS encoding penicillin-binding protein 1A — protein: MTERRQTRGERQKALAQKNKKKVPKSSGKLWFKRIFLTLLAIGAACFIGGAGMFAFYASSAPELKEELLKDPVSSEFFDKNGDLFATIGAENRKYIKYDDIPEDMINAILATEDVRFFDHHGMDFYRLGGAIIANFRDGFGSQGASTLTQQVVKNSFLQNEKKLKRKAQEAWLAFQLERKYSKEEIFEMYFNKMLMSGRVYGFGTAAQYFYGKDLKDLTLDEEALLAGLVQRPNAYDPLKNPELAEKRRNTVLGLMYQHGKITKAEMEEAKKVDVQAGLADDTTRQKFAGSKYDAFLDIVINELEKNGDGTAMAEGIKVYTTLDPNAQSIVENIMNDDSNFPTEKIQSGVAVVDTKTGQIQAVGGGRKYGNRGWNYADDLKQNQPGSTMKPLLDYGPAIEYLKWSTGQTLVDEPMKYTGTQQTITNWDGKYMGAMTARKALYASRNVPAVKALKEVGPDKAQEFIGRLGIESKNVYESDAIGGGDIAMSPIQMAASYAAFGNNGVYTDPHAILKIVYRDGKSTKDYTPKPNVAMSDYTAYMVTDMLRDVVGNKPDASGTAANVSGLDIAGKTGTTNYSKADFDKYNLPSTSVPDSWFAGYTTNYSIAIWSGYEKHFDPITTWDERRLPQHLFKQIMKEISANVETPRFKKPSSVVEVTIEAGSKPLKLASDFTPSNKRQTELFVRGTEPTEVSNEYEAPELSTPYNVSANLDLGAQSINISWDHDAILNPETNEPLPTTFEVSATREGGETIPLGTTESKGLTVANNLEDGNYTISVVAIVDGTRSEPGTTSFQVSSMPDENLEPETPDEPDLEQPTTPDQGNGNGNNGNHNGNGNGNSNNNGNGNPNGNNGSSGNDGSNNTNDGTTNGGQPPTPPTDPVVPNEENDSTE
- a CDS encoding Holliday junction resolvase RecU — encoded protein: MTIRYPNGKLYTPNQAIQNGSKKDDNKEISFSNRGKTLEDEINEANDYYLKRRLAIIHKKPVPVQIVKVEYPSRSAAVIREAYFRTPSTTDYNGVWKGLYIDFDAKETASKTSFPLKNIHLHQMTHMQQVTEQNGVAFIIVRFSAFERYFIVPYEVLQKAWQAMENGERKSIPFSTIEREAFEIPTSYYPRIDFLPIIQQLIEAKSHGSESEEIVE
- a CDS encoding endonuclease, encoding MNKLEQLVAQLDLVNQLLITRVSLESNAHSMHFFMQLEAVSQKVSLAEKNWQVKNACSPISSEK
- a CDS encoding DUF1798 domain-containing protein produces the protein MLLIQQTSILIDECEKSVARFWQMREEDRTPDFFKEVKPHADAIHQHLIEWQQEANLWIQNNNPKYMHIQQIASVVESMEQFVVQSFFKETSKKRFLDAIHSTSFTLKNFERIVKEGTKGVIQKENHQ